A stretch of Desulfitobacterium dichloroeliminans LMG P-21439 DNA encodes these proteins:
- the bzdQ gene encoding benzoyl-CoA reductase, bzd-type, subunit Q, whose product MNKVKNSDYWRWQESSWKNPEIPDWHGCLITAGVDIGSTSTQAVIMADGQMYAYSNIRTGSNSPDSAIQAIDWAMEGTGLTLEDLHYTVGTGYGRVNVPFATKTVTEITCHARGANYIYGPTLRTLLDMGGQDCKAIHCDEKGMVTSFMMNDKCAAGTGRGMEVIANLLSVHVEDIGEMSFMIDEEPAPVSSVCVIFAKTEATNLMRAGWTREKVLAAYCHAMALRVVRLLEHNGVEKEFAITGGIAKNIGVTRRIERLLGLEALRPSFDTQIAGALGGALIAKELQEKKKLNEMIRLERTS is encoded by the coding sequence ATGAACAAGGTAAAAAACAGCGATTATTGGAGGTGGCAAGAATCTAGCTGGAAAAACCCTGAAATTCCCGACTGGCATGGTTGTTTGATTACCGCCGGGGTGGATATCGGCTCCACCAGTACTCAGGCGGTCATCATGGCCGACGGTCAGATGTATGCATACTCAAATATCCGTACCGGGTCAAATAGTCCGGACTCTGCGATTCAGGCCATTGATTGGGCTATGGAGGGAACAGGATTGACCTTGGAGGACCTGCATTATACCGTAGGTACCGGGTATGGGCGAGTAAACGTTCCCTTTGCCACCAAAACCGTCACGGAGATAACCTGTCATGCCCGGGGGGCTAATTATATATACGGCCCCACTCTCCGCACTCTGTTGGATATGGGTGGACAGGACTGCAAGGCTATTCATTGTGACGAAAAGGGTATGGTCACTTCCTTTATGATGAACGACAAATGCGCGGCTGGAACGGGGCGGGGCATGGAGGTCATTGCTAATTTACTCTCTGTACACGTGGAGGATATCGGCGAGATGTCCTTCATGATTGATGAAGAACCGGCGCCAGTTTCCAGTGTATGTGTGATTTTTGCCAAGACAGAGGCCACAAATCTTATGCGTGCAGGCTGGACGAGAGAAAAGGTTCTGGCTGCCTACTGCCATGCTATGGCCTTGCGGGTAGTGCGGCTGCTGGAACACAATGGAGTTGAAAAAGAGTTTGCTATTACCGGCGGCATTGCCAAAAATATCGGAGTCACTCGCAGGATCGAAAGACTGTTGGGATTGGAGGCCCTTAGGCCCTCATTCGATACTCAGATTGCCGGTGCACTGGGTGGAGCGCTCATCGCAAAAGAACTCCAGGAGAAAAAGAAGTTAAATGAGATGATTCGTTTGGAGAGGACGTCATGA
- a CDS encoding enoyl-CoA hydratase/isomerase family protein → MEMEYKCIQCEVDNRVAKITMNVPEKMNALDARMSEELVAIMDVIEHDDNVKAVILTGVGKAFCAGGDVTIFPKLTLEQSIHAVREEGRSLVAAFTKLPKPIIAAVNGYAVGAGLSLALLSDIVISSEKAYFGAAFVNIGLIPDVGQLYFLPRLIGMQKAKELVFTGRNIDAQEAYEMGLVNKVVEQDKFEEAVNKMGQLLASKPALSMASSKALLHQSLDMGVDELIEIEGMTQGVCMQSEDCKEGISAFMNKRKPNFK, encoded by the coding sequence ATGGAAATGGAATACAAATGCATTCAATGTGAGGTCGATAATCGTGTCGCCAAAATCACAATGAATGTTCCGGAAAAAATGAATGCGCTGGATGCTCGGATGTCCGAGGAATTGGTAGCCATTATGGACGTAATAGAACATGACGATAATGTCAAGGCAGTTATTTTGACCGGTGTCGGCAAAGCATTTTGCGCAGGTGGCGATGTTACCATCTTCCCGAAGCTGACCTTGGAGCAAAGCATCCATGCTGTCCGGGAAGAAGGACGTTCTTTAGTTGCAGCTTTTACAAAATTGCCAAAACCAATTATCGCTGCCGTGAATGGCTATGCGGTTGGTGCTGGGTTGTCCTTGGCTTTGCTAAGTGATATCGTCATATCTTCTGAGAAAGCTTACTTTGGTGCAGCTTTTGTTAATATTGGGCTTATTCCTGATGTTGGCCAACTCTATTTTCTCCCGCGGCTGATTGGAATGCAAAAAGCCAAAGAGCTTGTCTTTACCGGCCGAAACATTGACGCTCAAGAGGCTTACGAGATGGGTTTGGTCAACAAAGTTGTCGAGCAGGACAAATTTGAAGAAGCTGTGAATAAGATGGGTCAACTTTTGGCGAGTAAGCCTGCACTTTCCATGGCCTCAAGTAAAGCGTTGCTGCATCAAAGCCTTGATATGGGCGTGGATGAACTCATTGAAATCGAAGGTATGACACAGGGAGTATGTATGCAATCAGAGGACTGTAAAGAAGGTATAAGTGCTTTTATGAACAAACGTAAACCTAATTTTAAATAA
- a CDS encoding 2-hydroxyacyl-CoA dehydratase subunit D — protein sequence MSKENTLVDGIGINNPYIEAWKQEGKKVIGTICCYVPEEILHAAGLLPIRVRATGCTDNSNAEAWMSPFSCSYARSCLEFLMNGTYDYLDGLVATDGCLMAGRIYDNWKYAGKEKMSGKDYFLRMIGAPRLIKDITLPFYIEELTELKKGIEEFTGTVITDEKLQESIALYNETRRLIRELYDLRKSDNPVISGREALNITLAAMSMPKEDYNPMLKDFLAEAGKREPLKESRARLMIIGSALDDPEYLKVIEDKGGLIVADTTCYGSRYLWEPVEMDGDALTSLAKAYLSRPTCPRMCNLHNEIHDFMLQMAKDFRIDGIVYTRMKYCEIWGGENVFFEEKIKEANIPLLTVEREEILTNAGQLAVRAEAFIEMIEGGKM from the coding sequence ATGAGCAAAGAAAATACATTAGTCGATGGAATTGGCATAAATAATCCATACATTGAGGCCTGGAAGCAGGAAGGGAAAAAAGTCATAGGCACAATCTGCTGTTATGTGCCGGAGGAGATCCTCCACGCTGCTGGCCTGCTTCCGATTCGTGTCCGGGCCACAGGCTGTACCGATAACAGTAACGCAGAAGCCTGGATGTCTCCTTTCAGTTGCAGCTATGCCCGCTCCTGTTTAGAGTTTCTGATGAATGGCACCTATGATTATCTCGACGGTTTAGTAGCTACCGACGGGTGTCTGATGGCCGGACGGATTTATGACAACTGGAAATACGCTGGCAAGGAAAAGATGAGTGGGAAGGATTATTTTCTAAGAATGATCGGCGCCCCACGGTTGATTAAAGATATTACCCTGCCTTTTTATATTGAGGAACTCACTGAACTTAAAAAAGGAATTGAAGAATTTACAGGCACGGTTATTACCGACGAAAAACTGCAGGAATCCATTGCCTTGTACAATGAAACTCGCCGGCTGATTAGAGAACTATATGACCTGCGCAAGAGTGATAACCCGGTCATCAGCGGCAGAGAAGCGCTAAACATAACCCTAGCCGCCATGTCCATGCCCAAAGAAGATTACAATCCAATGTTGAAAGATTTTCTTGCGGAGGCAGGGAAGAGGGAACCTCTTAAAGAGTCCCGTGCCCGCCTAATGATCATAGGCAGTGCTCTGGATGATCCGGAATACCTGAAGGTCATTGAAGACAAGGGTGGGCTGATCGTGGCTGATACCACATGCTACGGGAGCAGATATCTTTGGGAGCCCGTCGAGATGGATGGCGATGCCCTGACATCCCTAGCCAAAGCATATCTGAGCCGGCCGACCTGCCCGCGGATGTGCAATTTGCATAATGAGATTCATGATTTCATGTTGCAAATGGCAAAAGACTTCCGCATTGACGGGATTGTGTATACGAGAATGAAGTATTGCGAGATTTGGGGTGGGGAAAATGTCTTCTTTGAAGAGAAGATTAAAGAAGCAAATATTCCATTGCTCACCGTAGAACGTGAGGAAATCTTGACTAACGCAGGACAGTTGGCTGTTAGAGCGGAGGCATTTATTGAGATGATTGAGGGAGGGAAAATGTAA
- a CDS encoding 2-hydroxyacyl-CoA dehydratase family protein has protein sequence MSENKENFNLIQNIADTVDSISNYMQQKAPNMMWTVDIQQAYWKSVAEAKANGKKVIYGGACAPVELFYAFDTVPFLLDMIPTRIASQPELAGKYIDIAEKHVCSSMCAIDKVDLGAILSGDMPEKPDAFVYTSVPCDSSRVAYPYIAEHLGVPSYCMDVPYRKDERSYRYMAEQYKEIVVFLERITGKKLDWDKFAEVMEISNKTNILMKKIADLRKNTPCPLPGKLLVLNEMIPTMVGSPDMLKYLEAQYALGKYMVAKGLGAVKEEKFRVTWLQNMLWSNTGILDWMEKKYGAVLVMDGFGYQETALFKDYYDQEDVFITLAKKGLALPMIHGAAGPVEDYVNMVDNIIEEYNINVSMFVGHVGCKHTWAAGKIIADMVQEKYGMPTLNLDVDAIDGRYKKTEEIKAIIEEYMDTLIENQGKKGN, from the coding sequence ATGAGCGAAAATAAGGAAAATTTCAATCTTATACAAAATATTGCAGATACTGTGGATTCAATTTCTAATTATATGCAACAAAAGGCTCCTAATATGATGTGGACAGTTGATATTCAGCAAGCTTACTGGAAAAGTGTGGCTGAAGCTAAAGCGAATGGCAAAAAAGTTATTTATGGCGGAGCCTGTGCGCCTGTAGAATTGTTCTATGCCTTCGACACTGTACCCTTTCTCTTGGATATGATTCCCACACGTATTGCTTCCCAGCCCGAACTGGCTGGAAAATACATCGATATTGCTGAGAAGCATGTATGTTCCAGTATGTGTGCCATTGATAAAGTTGATCTCGGCGCGATTCTATCCGGTGATATGCCCGAGAAGCCAGATGCTTTTGTCTATACTTCTGTACCCTGTGACTCATCAAGGGTGGCCTATCCTTACATCGCTGAACATCTTGGGGTTCCCAGCTATTGCATGGATGTTCCATATCGCAAAGATGAGAGAAGCTATCGGTATATGGCCGAGCAATACAAAGAAATCGTGGTCTTTTTAGAGCGCATAACTGGGAAAAAGCTGGATTGGGATAAGTTTGCTGAAGTCATGGAGATCTCCAACAAAACCAATATCTTAATGAAGAAAATCGCCGATTTACGCAAAAATACCCCCTGTCCTCTCCCAGGTAAACTGCTTGTCTTAAACGAAATGATTCCGACAATGGTTGGATCCCCTGACATGCTTAAGTACTTAGAGGCTCAATATGCCCTGGGCAAATACATGGTTGCTAAAGGACTGGGCGCGGTTAAAGAAGAGAAGTTCAGGGTTACCTGGCTGCAAAACATGCTCTGGTCTAATACTGGTATTTTGGACTGGATGGAGAAGAAATATGGCGCTGTTCTAGTCATGGACGGTTTCGGCTATCAAGAGACGGCATTGTTCAAGGATTACTATGATCAAGAAGATGTGTTCATAACCCTAGCTAAGAAAGGCTTGGCTTTGCCGATGATCCATGGCGCCGCTGGACCCGTCGAAGACTATGTTAACATGGTCGACAACATTATAGAGGAGTATAACATAAATGTGTCAATGTTTGTCGGGCATGTTGGCTGTAAGCATACTTGGGCGGCAGGGAAGATCATCGCTGATATGGTTCAGGAGAAATATGGAATGCCGACCTTGAACTTGGATGTGGATGCCATAGATGGCCGCTATAAGAAGACCGAAGAGATCAAAGCTATCATTGAAGAATACATGGATACTCTTATTGAAAACCAAGGAAAAAAAGGCAACTAA
- a CDS encoding AAA family ATPase, whose product MQAIKTIAITGKGGTGKTAIATLLIKQLAERFDKVLAIDADSAMSLPYTLGIKVEKTVSDIRKELIGSQQAKKMLLESGPTKTVMRKILSHGEGFDLLAMGRPEEPGCFCAVNDLLRYGIDTLISDYDIAVIDGEAGPEQLNRRVLKSIDVLLVVADMSLRSLETAASIIKVAEGYDSEVRVKKAGLVLNRVREDKPAQEMLDKIGLEVFGWLPEDKSINEFDRAGRSLLELAPDSPCPRAVRTILEKILSESM is encoded by the coding sequence ATGCAAGCGATAAAAACTATTGCCATTACCGGCAAAGGAGGTACAGGGAAAACGGCGATCGCCACCCTTTTAATAAAGCAACTAGCAGAACGGTTTGATAAAGTTCTCGCTATTGATGCGGATTCCGCCATGAGCCTTCCTTATACCTTAGGAATCAAAGTCGAAAAAACAGTTAGTGATATCCGCAAGGAACTCATTGGCTCTCAACAAGCAAAAAAAATGCTCTTGGAAAGCGGCCCTACGAAAACAGTTATGCGCAAAATTCTGTCCCATGGAGAAGGGTTTGATTTGCTGGCAATGGGACGGCCCGAAGAACCTGGGTGCTTTTGCGCGGTCAATGACCTGTTGCGTTACGGAATAGATACACTAATTTCTGATTATGATATCGCGGTTATAGATGGCGAGGCCGGACCGGAACAATTGAACCGTAGAGTGCTCAAAAGTATCGATGTCTTGCTGGTTGTTGCCGATATGTCCCTGAGAAGTCTTGAAACCGCCGCAAGTATCATCAAGGTAGCCGAGGGCTACGACAGTGAAGTTCGTGTCAAAAAAGCGGGTCTTGTTCTCAATCGGGTTCGGGAAGACAAACCGGCACAGGAAATGCTTGATAAGATCGGGTTAGAAGTTTTTGGCTGGCTTCCTGAAGATAAATCCATTAACGAATTTGACCGCGCGGGAAGGTCTTTGCTGGAACTCGCTCCAGATTCCCCCTGTCCCAGAGCTGTTCGCACGATCCTTGAGAAGATTCTTTCAGAAAGCATGTAA
- a CDS encoding 2-hydroxyacyl-CoA dehydratase subunit D yields MSKGNSLIDGIGINNPYIEAWKQEGKKVIGTICCYVPEEILHAAGLLPIRVRATGCTDNSNAEAWMSPFSCSYARSCLEFLMNGTYDYLDGLVATDGCLMAGRIYDNWKYAGKEKMSGKDYFLRMIGAPRLIKDITLPFYIEELTELKKGIEEFAGTVITDEKLLESIALYNETRRLIRELYDLRKSDNPVISGREALNITLAAMSMPKEDYNRMLKDFLAEAGKREPLKESRARLMIIGSALDDPEYLKVIEDKGGLIVADTTCYGSRYLWEPVEMDGDALTSLAKAYLSRPTCPRMCNLHNEIHDFMFQMAKDFRIDGIVYTRMKYCEIWGGENVFFEEKIKEANIPLLTVEREEILTNAGQLAVRAEAFIEMIEGGKM; encoded by the coding sequence ATGAGTAAAGGAAATTCATTAATCGATGGAATTGGCATAAATAATCCTTACATTGAAGCCTGGAAGCAGGAAGGGAAAAAAGTCATAGGCACAATCTGCTGTTATGTGCCGGAGGAGATCCTCCACGCTGCTGGCCTACTTCCGATTCGTGTCCGGGCCACAGGCTGTACCGATAACAGTAACGCAGAAGCCTGGATGTCTCCTTTCAGTTGCAGCTATGCCCGCTCCTGTTTAGAGTTTCTGATGAATGGCACCTATGATTATCTCGACGGTTTAGTAGCTACCGACGGGTGTCTGATGGCCGGACGGATTTATGACAACTGGAAATACGCAGGCAAGGAAAAGATGAGTGGGAAGGATTATTTTCTAAGAATGATCGGCGCCCCACGATTGATTAAAGATATTACCCTGCCTTTTTATATTGAAGAACTCACTGAACTCAAAAAAGGAATTGAAGAATTTGCAGGCACGGTTATTACCGACGAAAAACTGCTGGAATCCATTGCCTTGTACAATGAAACTCGCCGGCTGATTAGAGAACTATATGACCTGCGCAAGAGTGATAACCCGGTCATCAGCGGCAGAGAAGCTCTAAACATAACCCTAGCCGCCATGTCCATGCCCAAAGAAGATTACAATCGAATGTTGAAAGATTTTCTTGCGGAGGCAGGAAAGAGGGAACCTCTTAAAGAGTCCCGTGCCCGCCTAATGATCATAGGCAGTGCTCTGGATGATCCGGAATACCTGAAGGTCATTGAAGACAAGGGTGGGCTGATCGTGGCTGATACCACATGCTACGGGAGCAGATATCTTTGGGAGCCCGTCGAGATGGATGGCGATGCCCTGACATCCCTAGCCAAAGCATATCTGAGCCGGCCGACCTGCCCGCGGATGTGCAATTTGCATAATGAGATTCATGATTTCATGTTCCAAATGGCAAAAGATTTCCGCATTGATGGGATTGTGTATACGAGAATGAAGTATTGCGAGATCTGGGGTGGGGAAAATGTCTTCTTTGAAGAGAAGATTAAAGAAGCAAATATTCCATTGCTCACCGTAGAACGTGAGGAAATCTTGACTAACGCAGGACAGTTGGCTGTTAGAGCGGAGGCATTTATTGAGATGATTGAGGGAGGGAAAATGTAA
- a CDS encoding 2-hydroxyacyl-CoA dehydratase family protein yields MAEKVDLIKNISDSADTAVKHVGEKYPQNLWMFDVQKAYWNAVNTAHDEGKKLIYMGACAPMELIYAFDGVPLILDIISTRCATESDLAAKYVDIAEKHVTSSMCGIDKVALGAVISGDIADKPDAFIYSTVPCDSSRVSYPYIDQYIGVPSYCMDIPYRKDEQGYRYIAEQNKEIVSFLEHVTGNKLDWDKLEEVMEISNKTNILMKKIADLRKNKPCPLPGSLLFLNQLIPAMAGSPDMLKCLEAQYKVGKYIVDKGLGSTKEEKFRVLWMQNMLWSNIKVLAWLEKKYGAAIVMEAFGYQETPLFKDFKDPDHVFMTLAKKALALPMIHGSSGPVEDYMNLVDQCMADYDINVAMYVGHVGCKHTWAAGKIIKDMVMDKYGIPTLTLDVDAIDSRYKSTEEIESVIGEYMDTLIENQSA; encoded by the coding sequence ATGGCTGAAAAAGTTGACCTCATAAAGAATATTTCTGACTCTGCGGATACGGCAGTTAAGCATGTTGGAGAGAAATACCCACAAAACCTGTGGATGTTTGATGTGCAAAAGGCCTATTGGAATGCAGTCAATACGGCCCATGACGAAGGAAAGAAACTGATTTATATGGGTGCTTGCGCTCCCATGGAATTGATTTATGCCTTTGACGGAGTACCTTTAATTCTCGATATCATTTCAACTCGCTGTGCCACTGAATCGGACCTTGCCGCCAAATATGTTGACATAGCCGAAAAGCATGTAACTTCCAGCATGTGCGGGATTGACAAAGTTGCCCTTGGTGCAGTCATTAGCGGCGATATAGCGGATAAGCCGGATGCCTTTATATATTCAACGGTACCCTGCGATTCATCTAGGGTTTCTTATCCGTATATTGATCAATATATCGGTGTTCCCAGTTATTGTATGGATATCCCTTACCGCAAGGACGAACAGGGTTATCGGTATATAGCCGAACAAAACAAGGAAATCGTTAGTTTTTTAGAACATGTGACTGGGAATAAACTAGATTGGGATAAGCTCGAAGAAGTCATGGAGATCTCTAATAAGACCAATATTTTAATGAAGAAAATTGCCGACTTGCGTAAAAATAAACCTTGTCCGCTCCCAGGGTCCCTCTTATTCTTAAATCAACTCATTCCGGCCATGGCAGGGAGCCCAGATATGCTGAAGTGCTTGGAAGCCCAATATAAGGTTGGGAAATACATTGTGGATAAGGGTCTAGGCTCCACTAAGGAAGAGAAATTCCGAGTTCTGTGGATGCAGAACATGCTGTGGTCCAATATCAAAGTCCTAGCTTGGCTGGAGAAAAAATACGGAGCGGCTATTGTAATGGAAGCCTTCGGATATCAAGAGACTCCCTTGTTTAAGGATTTTAAGGATCCTGACCATGTGTTTATGACTTTGGCAAAAAAGGCACTTGCTTTGCCCATGATCCACGGGTCATCCGGGCCTGTTGAAGACTATATGAATCTTGTGGATCAGTGCATGGCAGACTATGACATCAATGTGGCTATGTATGTAGGACATGTGGGCTGTAAGCATACCTGGGCTGCTGGAAAAATTATCAAAGATATGGTTATGGATAAATACGGAATACCTACTCTGACTTTAGATGTGGATGCCATCGATAGCCGCTATAAGAGTACCGAAGAAATTGAATCGGTAATCGGAGAATACATGGATACCCTGATTGAAAACCAAAGTGCCTAA
- a CDS encoding acetyl-CoA hydrolase/transferase family protein yields the protein MDVKSVYQSKLTTAAEAAKLIKSGDRVYVAPFTGIPIDILNAIVDRYEELDNVRLTGIFMTKPMPFLTDPKYLGHLEYCTYFVMPPVERAVAPYGLMEHSSVDFSKTLHFLKKVRKVKKLIAGVSTMDEEGYMYFGPHASSVNGAVADGAEQIIVQVNRNMPKIKGEDVKIHVSQVDCIIEADYPIFSVPESEITELDQKIADYIIPLVRDGSTIQVGIGGLANAVSYGLQKRKNLRIYTEMISESMRRLIEVGAVDPNSKAIAGFVYGSNELYDWCANNEQIYLRQTNKTAQVNEIAKNDDFVSINTCLMVDLTGQVASEAVGTRVVAGMGGSSVYVRGATQAKGGQSFICLPSTSEVDGKLTSNIVFSFPPATPVTVQRSDVMNIVTEYGIADLYTQSVRERAKRLIAIAHPDFREELTAQAKAAKYIL from the coding sequence GTGGACGTTAAAAGTGTATACCAATCTAAACTCACCACCGCTGCTGAAGCAGCAAAATTGATTAAATCCGGTGATCGTGTCTACGTTGCGCCTTTCACAGGAATCCCTATTGATATCCTCAACGCTATAGTCGATCGATACGAGGAATTGGATAATGTTCGCCTAACCGGAATCTTCATGACCAAGCCTATGCCCTTTCTCACAGACCCTAAATATCTCGGCCACCTGGAATATTGTACTTACTTTGTAATGCCGCCGGTAGAAAGGGCTGTAGCACCTTATGGACTCATGGAACATTCATCTGTGGATTTCTCTAAAACCCTTCATTTTCTCAAAAAAGTTCGCAAAGTTAAGAAACTAATTGCCGGAGTATCTACAATGGACGAGGAAGGGTATATGTACTTTGGCCCCCATGCCTCCAGCGTCAATGGCGCCGTAGCAGATGGTGCCGAGCAAATCATTGTTCAGGTCAACAGAAATATGCCTAAGATCAAAGGGGAAGACGTAAAAATACATGTAAGTCAAGTGGATTGCATCATTGAAGCCGATTATCCCATTTTCTCAGTCCCGGAGTCAGAAATAACCGAGCTTGATCAAAAAATCGCTGACTACATCATCCCTCTGGTAAGGGACGGCTCAACAATCCAAGTGGGTATTGGCGGTTTGGCCAATGCTGTAAGTTATGGCTTACAGAAAAGGAAAAACCTTAGAATCTATACGGAAATGATCTCAGAATCCATGAGGCGCCTCATAGAGGTAGGTGCTGTTGACCCGAACAGTAAAGCCATAGCCGGATTTGTTTACGGAAGTAATGAACTATATGATTGGTGCGCTAATAATGAACAGATTTATCTCCGTCAAACCAATAAGACCGCTCAAGTTAACGAGATTGCAAAAAATGATGACTTTGTGTCGATCAATACCTGCTTAATGGTTGATTTGACCGGTCAGGTCGCATCTGAAGCCGTAGGGACAAGAGTTGTTGCCGGAATGGGCGGTTCGTCAGTTTATGTCAGAGGTGCAACTCAAGCAAAAGGCGGTCAAAGCTTTATCTGTCTGCCATCTACAAGCGAAGTGGATGGTAAGCTTACATCCAATATCGTCTTCTCCTTTCCGCCTGCTACACCGGTTACGGTTCAAAGGTCGGACGTAATGAATATCGTTACGGAATACGGTATAGCTGATCTCTATACCCAGAGTGTCAGAGAACGTGCAAAACGCCTTATAGCAATTGCTCACCCGGATTTCAGGGAAGAACTGACTGCGCAGGCTAAAGCAGCAAAATATATCCTGTAA